From a single Sinorhizobium sp. RAC02 genomic region:
- a CDS encoding DUF1491 family protein produces the protein MRLRTDIFVSALMRRVFARGDFAAVEEKGAEEAGAVFVRQVFRDGSETLYAPAPQSFFDAEESGQRLFETRLSGVDAAAVSAAIDRERRFDSDLWVVTVETDDLGDLIDFGAAEPKDDGFFRR, from the coding sequence ATGCGTCTTCGCACCGATATTTTCGTCTCCGCCCTGATGCGCCGTGTCTTCGCCCGCGGCGATTTTGCGGCTGTCGAGGAGAAGGGCGCGGAGGAGGCGGGGGCGGTGTTCGTCCGGCAGGTTTTTCGCGACGGGTCGGAGACCCTCTATGCCCCGGCGCCGCAGAGTTTCTTCGACGCGGAGGAGAGCGGCCAGCGGCTGTTCGAGACGCGGCTGAGCGGGGTGGACGCGGCCGCGGTTTCTGCGGCGATCGACCGGGAGCGGCGCTTCGATAGCGACCTCTGGGTGGTGACGGTCGAGACGGACGATCTCGGTGACCTGATCGATTTCGGCGCGGCCGAGCCGAAGGATGACGGGTTCTTTCGCCGTTAA
- a CDS encoding methyl-accepting chemotaxis protein: protein MSNAALRETADTFEDDAPADAGALRRVVGGLAAEASDLGLHLVDIAGSIQDTAAQSREHAGLFTRLTQSATAIASTNGDIARTLGETDQLAASARKVLGEQAVQLDGSIAAIDHMVTASNEIGTEISAFSRALADVGRLADAIGTIARQTNLLALNAAIEAARAGEAGKGFAVVAAEVRTLSLETSSTTASIQKTLQELRARIDRLEAAGEGARVSAEGVKVTASQVQGSFAGVEAVMSKILDSASSLAATTGAVDKECSEFARSIGAASTEIIRSNEVLQKASGKVGEVVTISERIIQATASAGIATPDSPYIRLVQALADEVSARFAGAVLSGEIGMEALFDRQYRPIPGSDPVQMMTRFTDFTDRVLPAIQEPAATRDQRIAFCVAVDENGYLPTHNRKFAEPQRPGDPAWNTANCRNRRIFNDRVGLAAGRNTQPFLLQTYRRDMGGGQFVLMKDISAPITVNGRHWGGLRLAIRV from the coding sequence ATGTCCAACGCTGCCTTGCGTGAGACTGCGGATACTTTTGAAGATGACGCACCGGCCGATGCCGGGGCGCTGCGCCGGGTCGTGGGCGGGCTGGCCGCCGAGGCTTCGGATCTTGGCCTGCATCTGGTCGATATTGCGGGTTCCATTCAGGATACGGCCGCGCAATCGCGCGAACATGCCGGCCTCTTCACCCGACTGACCCAGTCGGCGACGGCGATTGCCAGCACCAATGGCGACATTGCCCGCACGCTTGGAGAAACCGACCAGCTGGCCGCGAGTGCCCGCAAGGTGCTGGGCGAACAGGCGGTGCAGCTCGACGGTTCCATTGCGGCCATCGACCATATGGTGACGGCCTCCAACGAGATCGGCACGGAGATTTCCGCCTTCTCCCGGGCGCTGGCGGATGTCGGCCGGCTGGCCGATGCGATCGGCACTATCGCGCGGCAGACCAACCTTCTGGCGCTCAATGCCGCCATCGAGGCGGCGCGTGCAGGCGAGGCGGGCAAGGGGTTTGCGGTGGTCGCCGCGGAGGTGCGCACACTGTCGCTGGAAACCTCCAGCACGACGGCCTCGATCCAGAAGACGTTGCAGGAACTGCGCGCGCGCATCGACCGGCTGGAAGCGGCGGGCGAGGGCGCACGCGTATCGGCAGAGGGCGTGAAGGTGACGGCGTCGCAGGTGCAGGGCTCGTTTGCCGGCGTGGAGGCGGTCATGTCGAAGATCCTCGACAGTGCGTCCTCGCTCGCGGCCACGACAGGCGCCGTCGACAAGGAATGCAGCGAGTTCGCCCGGTCGATCGGTGCAGCCTCGACGGAGATCATCCGCTCCAACGAGGTGCTGCAGAAGGCCTCCGGCAAGGTCGGCGAAGTGGTGACCATCTCCGAGCGCATCATCCAGGCGACGGCGAGCGCGGGGATCGCGACGCCGGACAGTCCCTATATTCGCCTGGTTCAGGCGTTGGCTGACGAGGTTTCGGCACGTTTTGCCGGTGCAGTGCTGAGCGGCGAGATCGGCATGGAGGCGCTGTTCGACCGGCAATACCGGCCCATCCCGGGCAGCGATCCGGTGCAGATGATGACGCGGTTCACCGACTTTACCGATCGCGTTCTTCCGGCAATCCAGGAGCCGGCCGCCACGCGCGACCAGCGCATCGCCTTCTGTGTGGCGGTGGACGAAAATGGCTACCTGCCGACGCACAACCGCAAATTCGCCGAGCCGCAGCGGCCGGGCGATCCTGCCTGGAACACCGCGAACTGCCGCAACCGCCGCATCTTCAACGATCGGGTGGGGCTGGCCGCCGGCCGCAACACACAGCCATTCCTCCTCCAGACCTATCGTCGCGACATGGGCGGTGGGCAGTTCGTGCTGATGAAGGACATTTCCGCGCCCATCACCGTCAATGGCCGGCACTGGGGCGGTCTGCGGCTGGCGATCCGCGTATAG
- a CDS encoding peptidoglycan-binding domain-containing protein → MNAHVRKQPERRPQGQARKGGSGKRAAAPPPRRQNVVITGLVALGGLAARNPGTVGGTCAFLVVFSFVAANALWYQPGGHPAPFLKMRAADNSLGFTATKPEPHDQTTFVIERLEEGEELPEVTDVMPGERPFDEVAKVIEKRPAPVSETTQDVADPVAAAIMEAEADPAVTSAVAKPAPSDLVMKIQKGLSNIAYTDIAVDGLIGEKTRLAIRHFEKHYRLPVTGEPNTQVLAKLKDIGAL, encoded by the coding sequence ATGAACGCGCACGTCAGAAAACAGCCTGAGCGGCGGCCGCAAGGCCAGGCCCGCAAGGGCGGTTCCGGCAAGCGCGCGGCCGCGCCGCCGCCGCGTCGGCAAAACGTCGTCATCACCGGGCTTGTCGCGCTCGGAGGCCTCGCCGCGCGCAATCCCGGCACCGTCGGCGGCACCTGCGCTTTCCTCGTCGTGTTCTCCTTCGTGGCGGCCAACGCGCTGTGGTACCAACCGGGCGGCCATCCTGCACCGTTCCTCAAGATGCGTGCGGCCGACAATTCGCTCGGCTTCACGGCGACCAAGCCCGAACCGCACGACCAGACGACCTTCGTCATCGAACGTCTGGAAGAGGGCGAGGAACTGCCTGAAGTCACCGACGTGATGCCCGGCGAGCGGCCCTTCGACGAGGTGGCCAAGGTCATCGAGAAACGGCCGGCGCCGGTAAGCGAGACCACACAGGACGTGGCCGACCCGGTCGCTGCCGCGATCATGGAGGCCGAGGCCGATCCGGCGGTCACCTCCGCCGTGGCAAAACCGGCACCGAGCGACCTGGTGATGAAGATCCAGAAGGGGCTCAGCAACATCGCCTATACGGATATCGCCGTGGACGGCCTGATCGGTGAAAAGACCCGCCTGGCGATCCGCCATTTCGAGAAGCACTACCGTCTCCCGGTGACAGGCGAGCCGAACACGCAGGTGCTCGCCAAGCTGAAAGACATCGGCGCGCTGTAA
- a CDS encoding HAMP domain-containing sensor histidine kinase produces the protein MAARLGAVAGVAGVDATDERPSASLRATTLALLAAIPGLPLALSAIMPASAALPTGVAVVGAGALLAAAATSVRQPKPLKPKTFAEELAASAPVQTSPYDLFAGLVTLHDARGFVTAVHGRDRADMLAWMRDPMARGYLDQIHISDRLGFLAAIDRLRQGGVRETVDIRIDRPRLEADAEQFMHMRVEMTALYGADGTLAAVVAQSRDMSEEARLKSEGARKTAEAESANDAKTRFLAAVSHELRTPLNAILGFSDILTGEYFGKLENDRQREYVALIHQSGSHLLSVVNTMLDVSKIEAGRYELLTEPFIVADSVRACEQMLGLQARDKGIKLTSRVPRAIGEAVADQRAIQQILINLVGNAIKFTDRGGVVTIDAAREGKDLLLTVSDTGIGIPADKLALIGQPFMQVQNEYTRKYEGTGLGLSLVKGLVALHGGSFIIQSRPGEGTVITIRVPADGSGVMHEDDHRLTTASTVDFPPRLAAGSETVYEPSLDGKDTTHERARQKTA, from the coding sequence ATGGCAGCCCGCCTGGGCGCCGTTGCGGGCGTTGCGGGCGTGGACGCCACGGATGAGCGCCCGTCCGCGTCACTGCGCGCCACGACGCTGGCGCTTCTTGCCGCCATTCCCGGCCTGCCGCTTGCGCTGTCCGCCATCATGCCTGCCTCGGCCGCACTGCCCACCGGTGTGGCGGTCGTCGGCGCCGGTGCGCTGCTTGCCGCCGCCGCGACCTCGGTGCGCCAGCCCAAGCCGCTGAAGCCGAAGACCTTTGCCGAAGAGCTGGCCGCCAGCGCGCCGGTGCAGACCTCTCCCTATGATCTGTTTGCCGGCCTCGTGACGCTGCACGATGCGCGTGGTTTCGTGACCGCCGTGCACGGCCGCGACCGTGCAGACATGCTCGCCTGGATGCGCGACCCGATGGCGCGCGGCTATCTCGACCAGATCCACATCTCCGACCGCCTCGGCTTCCTTGCCGCGATCGATCGCCTGCGCCAGGGTGGCGTGCGCGAGACGGTGGACATCCGCATCGACCGCCCGCGCCTGGAGGCGGATGCCGAGCAGTTCATGCATATGCGCGTGGAAATGACGGCGCTGTACGGTGCCGATGGCACGCTTGCCGCCGTCGTCGCCCAGTCGCGCGACATGTCCGAAGAGGCGCGGCTGAAGAGCGAAGGTGCGCGCAAGACGGCGGAAGCCGAATCGGCCAACGACGCCAAGACGCGCTTCCTCGCCGCTGTCAGCCATGAGCTGCGCACGCCGCTGAACGCCATTCTCGGTTTCTCCGACATTCTGACCGGCGAGTATTTCGGCAAGCTCGAAAACGATCGCCAGCGTGAATATGTCGCCCTGATCCACCAGTCGGGTTCGCACCTGCTGTCGGTGGTCAACACCATGCTGGACGTCTCGAAGATCGAGGCCGGGCGCTACGAACTTTTGACCGAGCCCTTCATCGTCGCCGACAGCGTGCGGGCCTGCGAGCAGATGCTCGGCCTCCAGGCGCGCGACAAGGGCATCAAGCTGACGAGCCGCGTGCCGCGTGCCATCGGCGAAGCGGTGGCCGACCAGCGGGCGATCCAGCAGATCCTGATCAACCTCGTCGGCAACGCGATCAAGTTCACCGACCGCGGCGGCGTCGTCACCATCGATGCGGCGCGCGAGGGCAAGGACCTGCTTTTGACCGTCAGCGATACCGGTATCGGCATCCCGGCCGACAAGCTTGCGCTGATCGGCCAGCCCTTCATGCAGGTGCAGAACGAATATACCCGCAAGTACGAAGGCACGGGCCTCGGCCTGTCGCTGGTCAAGGGTCTTGTGGCGCTGCATGGCGGCAGCTTCATTATCCAGAGCCGGCCGGGCGAGGGCACCGTCATTACCATCCGCGTGCCGGCGGACGGGTCCGGCGTGATGCACGAGGACGACCACCGGCTGACCACCGCATCCACCGTTGATTTCCCGCCGCGCCTTGCAGCGGGCAGTGAGACCGTTTACGAGCCGTCGCTCGATGGCAAGGACACGACCCATGAACGCGCACGTCAGAAAACAGCCTGA
- a CDS encoding DUF5330 domain-containing protein: MWFLIKGTFWFSMVLVLLPFLDAESSAKLEKGPNVELGDTFTAASEAFGYVTAMCLEKPDVCQKGAETFVALGHRAREGARIAYQFLDTQFAEDGAAVAKADPAKDEALDQPLPDVAAIDADDEVITGTVAIPTRRPDHKG, encoded by the coding sequence ATGTGGTTTCTGATCAAGGGAACGTTCTGGTTCTCCATGGTTCTCGTCCTGCTCCCGTTCCTCGACGCGGAATCCTCCGCGAAGCTCGAGAAGGGGCCGAACGTCGAACTCGGCGACACCTTCACCGCCGCAAGCGAGGCGTTCGGCTACGTGACGGCGATGTGCCTGGAAAAGCCTGACGTCTGCCAGAAGGGCGCTGAAACCTTCGTCGCCCTCGGCCACCGGGCCCGTGAGGGCGCGCGCATCGCCTACCAGTTCCTCGATACACAGTTTGCCGAAGACGGTGCTGCCGTCGCCAAGGCCGATCCGGCGAAGGACGAAGCGCTCGACCAGCCGCTTCCGGATGTCGCCGCGATCGATGCCGACGACGAGGTCATCACCGGCACCGTCGCCATCCCGACCCGCCGCCCCGACCATAAGGGCTGA
- a CDS encoding SufE family protein, which yields MATLQQIIDDFAYLEEWEDRYRYVIELGKALPDLPEDKRIAANKVQGCASQVWLVSHIEGGADPVMTFDGDSDAHIVRGLVAIVLAIYSGKHASEIAALDAIDTFNEIGLVEHLSSQRANGLRSMVKRIREEAAIRVAA from the coding sequence ATGGCCACGCTTCAGCAGATCATTGACGACTTCGCCTATCTCGAAGAATGGGAAGACCGTTACCGCTATGTCATCGAACTCGGCAAGGCGCTGCCGGACCTGCCGGAAGACAAGCGCATAGCGGCCAACAAGGTGCAGGGCTGCGCCAGCCAGGTCTGGCTCGTCAGCCACATTGAGGGCGGCGCCGATCCGGTGATGACCTTCGACGGCGATTCGGATGCCCATATCGTGCGCGGCCTCGTCGCCATCGTGCTCGCCATCTATTCGGGCAAACACGCCTCCGAGATCGCCGCGCTCGATGCCATCGACACGTTCAACGAAATCGGCCTCGTCGAACACCTCTCCTCCCAGCGCGCCAACGGCCTGCGCTCGATGGTCAAGCGCATCCGCGAAGAGGCGGCCATCCGCGTGGCGGCCTGA
- a CDS encoding cache domain-containing protein encodes MTFRRSAPVALILAVVVIVAGAALVTSRLFAGMTDAVEADQFRTMQAIVETAIRDAENKALARAELISDLPVVRKLFAAGDRTGLNAELSKMFAGQKARHGVDQAQFHLASLVSFLRLHDPAAFGDDLTRFRPLVVAANREQVPMKGAAVARNGPAIFGVAPVLDPAGKHIGTFEIGIDYGPLLAALKTAYGIDLALYIDEALLKEFAAGVDPERLGDQNRVGKYIRFEATNAQLMTELARPEDLAVVNEPLRYVRAAQGLARGVVLLPINSASGTPLGVIAASQDFSASRAAVSRSLIWQGVVTLIAIILLAGFILVVLRGFLLRPLAVLGERFEAVGAGTPLTPITGTEKFPAEMQPLVTLYDRIRSRRTEPEKA; translated from the coding sequence ATGACCTTTCGGCGCAGTGCTCCCGTCGCCCTCATTCTTGCGGTCGTCGTTATCGTCGCCGGGGCGGCATTGGTCACCAGCCGGTTGTTTGCCGGGATGACCGATGCGGTCGAGGCCGATCAGTTCCGTACCATGCAGGCCATCGTCGAGACCGCGATCCGCGACGCCGAAAACAAGGCGCTGGCGCGGGCTGAGCTGATTTCCGACCTGCCGGTCGTGCGAAAACTCTTTGCGGCGGGCGACCGGACCGGGCTGAACGCCGAACTTTCAAAGATGTTTGCCGGGCAGAAGGCGCGGCACGGCGTCGACCAGGCGCAGTTCCATCTGGCGTCGCTCGTGTCGTTCCTGCGGCTGCACGACCCGGCCGCGTTTGGCGACGACCTGACCCGCTTCCGCCCGTTGGTGGTCGCCGCCAACCGCGAGCAGGTTCCGATGAAGGGTGCTGCGGTCGCCCGCAACGGCCCCGCCATTTTCGGCGTCGCGCCCGTGCTGGATCCCGCTGGCAAACATATCGGCACCTTCGAGATCGGCATCGATTACGGGCCGCTGCTCGCCGCGCTGAAGACGGCCTATGGCATCGATCTTGCGCTTTACATCGACGAGGCATTGCTGAAGGAGTTTGCGGCGGGTGTCGATCCCGAACGCCTGGGCGACCAGAACCGCGTCGGCAAATATATTCGGTTCGAGGCGACGAATGCGCAATTGATGACGGAACTGGCCCGGCCGGAGGATCTGGCGGTGGTCAACGAGCCGTTGCGCTATGTGCGCGCGGCGCAGGGCCTTGCCCGCGGCGTCGTGCTGCTGCCGATCAACAGCGCTTCCGGTACGCCGCTCGGCGTCATCGCCGCCAGCCAGGATTTCAGCGCCTCGCGCGCCGCCGTCAGCCGTTCCTTGATCTGGCAGGGCGTGGTGACCCTTATCGCCATCATTCTTCTCGCCGGCTTCATCCTTGTCGTGCTGCGTGGGTTTCTCCTGCGGCCGCTCGCCGTGCTCGGCGAGCGCTTCGAGGCCGTGGGCGCGGGCACACCGCTGACGCCGATTACGGGAACGGAGAAGTTTCCGGCGGAGATGCAGCCGCTGGTCACCTTGTACGACCGTATCCGCAGTCGCCGGACCGAGCCGGAAAAGGCATGA
- a CDS encoding DUF6456 domain-containing protein, translating into MSEADGKGNADALARLLRFVLAAGEVRIVEDDALVAADGRGQPLAPAVLAEALSRGLLRRDGGRLSPLPEARAHLKRRLCDAQTPFAGQHRDMAAVTVLRDGVQERAFANRLESPLASLARLKEKSGEAYLPEGAFAAGERLHADFTRGGLQPKMTMSWEPRIASRQKGEAGVGRDLTDTALAARLRVARAIEAIGPELSGVALDVCCFMKGLETVERERQWPARSAKLMLRAALLALARHYAPPAKTARHRHVWGAEGYRPDLSR; encoded by the coding sequence ATGAGTGAGGCGGACGGGAAGGGGAATGCCGATGCCCTTGCCAGGCTTCTGCGCTTTGTGCTCGCCGCAGGCGAGGTGAGGATTGTCGAGGACGATGCGCTGGTCGCAGCCGATGGCCGCGGGCAGCCGCTGGCGCCGGCCGTGTTGGCGGAGGCGCTCAGCCGCGGTCTTCTGCGACGTGACGGGGGGAGGCTGAGCCCGTTGCCGGAGGCGCGCGCCCATCTGAAGCGACGGCTTTGTGATGCGCAAACCCCTTTTGCCGGCCAGCATCGTGATATGGCCGCGGTGACCGTGCTGCGGGACGGTGTTCAGGAAAGGGCCTTCGCCAACCGGCTGGAATCGCCGTTGGCGAGCCTTGCGCGGTTGAAGGAGAAATCGGGCGAGGCCTATCTGCCGGAGGGCGCCTTCGCTGCCGGCGAGCGGCTGCATGCGGACTTCACGCGTGGCGGCCTGCAGCCGAAAATGACCATGTCGTGGGAGCCGCGTATCGCCAGCCGCCAGAAGGGCGAGGCGGGCGTGGGGCGCGACCTGACCGATACGGCGCTTGCCGCGCGGTTGCGTGTCGCCCGCGCCATCGAGGCGATCGGGCCGGAGCTTTCCGGTGTCGCGCTCGATGTCTGCTGCTTCATGAAGGGGCTGGAGACGGTGGAGCGCGAGCGTCAATGGCCCGCTCGTTCGGCAAAGCTCATGCTGCGCGCCGCACTGCTGGCCCTGGCCCGCCACTACGCGCCGCCGGCGAAGACCGCGCGGCACCGCCACGTCTGGGGAGCGGAAGGGTATCGGCCGGACCTTTCACGCTGA
- a CDS encoding helix-turn-helix domain-containing protein codes for MHQFIVPHRRSSSESAPPVALAPETKGLEPEEDGPRVRRRMSGQAAPIVVPAVACRIVRQLVLEMTAMASERPLWRRDGRRSTCHVRQIAMYVCHVVLRLSQSDIGIAFGRDRTTVGHACNRVEDRRDDVAFDAFVSAIERVVQSVFGPAGIGSHE; via the coding sequence ATGCACCAGTTCATCGTTCCCCATCGGCGGTCGTCCTCGGAATCGGCGCCTCCCGTCGCCCTGGCGCCGGAAACCAAGGGCCTGGAGCCGGAGGAGGACGGGCCGCGCGTGCGGCGCCGGATGAGCGGTCAGGCGGCGCCGATCGTGGTTCCGGCGGTCGCCTGCCGGATCGTGCGCCAGCTTGTGCTGGAAATGACGGCGATGGCAAGCGAACGACCGCTCTGGCGCCGTGACGGCCGCCGGTCCACCTGCCATGTCCGGCAGATCGCCATGTATGTCTGCCATGTCGTGCTGCGCCTGTCGCAGTCGGATATTGGCATCGCCTTCGGCCGCGACCGTACGACGGTCGGCCATGCTTGCAACCGGGTGGAGGACCGGCGCGACGATGTGGCGTTCGATGCCTTCGTTTCGGCAATCGAGCGGGTCGTGCAGTCGGTCTTCGGTCCGGCGGGGATCGGCAGCCATGAGTGA
- a CDS encoding MucR family transcriptional regulator has translation MTETTLGAGGSLLVELTAEIVAAYVGNHVVPVADLPGLIGDVHAALNNTTAPAAVVEVPVVAEKPKPPVPVRKSVQNDYIICLEDGQKFKSLKRHLMTHYGMTPEEYREKWDLPADYPMVAPAYAEARSRLAKEMGLGQRRKAK, from the coding sequence ATGACAGAAACTACCCTTGGTGCCGGCGGCAGTCTGCTCGTGGAACTCACCGCAGAAATCGTCGCCGCCTATGTCGGCAACCATGTCGTGCCGGTCGCCGACCTGCCGGGCCTGATCGGTGACGTGCATGCTGCGCTCAACAACACGACGGCCCCCGCTGCCGTTGTTGAAGTGCCGGTCGTTGCCGAGAAGCCGAAGCCGCCTGTACCGGTGCGCAAGTCCGTGCAGAACGATTACATCATCTGCCTGGAAGACGGCCAGAAGTTCAAGTCGCTGAAGCGCCACCTGATGACCCACTACGGCATGACCCCGGAAGAGTACCGCGAAAAGTGGGACCTGCCGGCCGACTACCCGATGGTTGCTCCGGCCTATGCCGAAGCCCGCTCGCGCCTTGCCAAGGAAATGGGCCTCGGCCAGCGCCGCAAGGCCAAGTAA
- the mnhG gene encoding monovalent cation/H(+) antiporter subunit G: MLDFALALVVGIMLVAGGIFTFLAALGIVRLPDVYTRMHAASKAGTVGSGLMLLAAGIHSLDVAIFTRALAGFIFFVLTAPVAAHLVAKAAHDAGYRLTRLTAIDELRDAQNRNAKKR; encoded by the coding sequence ATGCTGGATTTCGCTCTCGCGCTTGTCGTCGGCATCATGCTGGTCGCCGGCGGCATTTTCACCTTCCTGGCGGCTCTCGGCATCGTGCGCCTGCCGGATGTCTATACCCGCATGCACGCGGCCTCGAAGGCCGGCACGGTCGGTTCGGGGCTCATGTTGCTTGCGGCCGGCATCCATTCGCTGGATGTGGCGATTTTCACGCGGGCGCTTGCCGGCTTCATCTTCTTCGTGCTGACGGCGCCGGTGGCGGCTCATCTCGTCGCCAAGGCGGCGCATGATGCCGGTTATCGCCTGACGCGCCTGACGGCAATCGACGAATTACGCGACGCGCAGAATCGCAACGCCAAGAAGCGTTGA
- a CDS encoding cation:proton antiporter codes for MGAETIVSTAANIALLLMCAAFFLTAYRVIKGPTLPDRIVALDMLTGIAIGFIAVVAIKTGFNLYIDIAIALGLVGFLATVAFARFVLTQGMQVGEDNAPETDLPRKGARHFKQRNKGRAR; via the coding sequence ATGGGTGCTGAAACGATCGTCTCCACTGCCGCAAACATCGCGCTCTTGCTGATGTGCGCCGCCTTCTTCCTGACGGCCTACCGAGTCATCAAGGGGCCGACGCTGCCGGATCGCATCGTCGCGCTCGACATGCTGACGGGCATCGCCATCGGCTTCATCGCCGTCGTCGCCATCAAGACCGGCTTCAACCTCTATATCGACATCGCGATCGCCCTTGGCCTCGTCGGATTTCTCGCGACCGTCGCCTTCGCGCGGTTCGTCCTGACCCAGGGCATGCAGGTGGGCGAAGACAACGCGCCGGAGACAGACCTGCCCCGCAAGGGTGCGCGCCACTTCAAGCAACGCAACAAGGGGAGGGCACGCTGA
- a CDS encoding Na+/H+ antiporter subunit E — protein sequence MRPAVIIAVFTVIWLAVSGSFTIPNLLLGAVAGALSLALIRGHIQPDGRHIRPLKVLSLLLLFFKELALSAWKVAVLVASPRMALKPGIFAFPLTVDRDFEITLLANLITLTPGTLSVDVSEDRRVLYVHAIDCSDPVGTRRDIANGFEKKILEAFR from the coding sequence ATGCGCCCAGCCGTCATCATCGCCGTCTTCACGGTCATCTGGCTCGCCGTCTCCGGCAGCTTCACCATCCCGAACCTGTTGCTCGGTGCCGTCGCCGGTGCGCTGTCGCTGGCGCTCATCCGCGGGCATATCCAGCCCGACGGGCGGCACATCCGGCCCTTGAAAGTGCTGTCGCTGCTGCTGCTCTTCTTCAAGGAACTGGCGCTGTCGGCCTGGAAGGTCGCGGTGCTGGTGGCGAGCCCCAGAATGGCGCTGAAGCCCGGCATCTTCGCCTTTCCGCTGACGGTCGACCGCGATTTCGAAATCACGCTTCTCGCCAATCTCATCACCTTGACGCCGGGCACGCTCTCCGTCGATGTTTCCGAGGATCGCAGAGTGCTCTACGTCCATGCCATCGACTGTTCCGATCCCGTCGGCACGCGGCGCGACATCGCCAACGGCTTTGAGAAGAAGATCCTGGAGGCCTTTCGCTGA
- a CDS encoding Na+/H+ antiporter subunit D produces the protein MAVTPTDLSAALVMTPVAPADWLVVLPPAWCLLTGALLLMLRKSLHLQGWLAVPALAVLVLIDAALLAHVSANGPVTMVMGRWLPPFGIAFTADLTGVLFALVGAVVALAGAVHALSDIDGRGRRYGFYPFLLLLMAGVSGAFLTGDIFNLYVWFEVLLIASFGLITLGSEPRQIDGAIKYAFLNLVATTLFLVTTGYLYGIFGTLNMADIAVKAAAARADLPLMTLATLYLLAFGMKAAAFPVNFWLPASYHTPRVVVSALFAGLLTKVGIYALLRTLIMLFPVEREELSFVIALVGAATMIVGALGAIGQSDIRRLLGYAVISGIGIMLAGLSLGSPGGVGGAIFYALHSMVVMTALYMAAGLAGRLAGSFDLNRLGGLYTRSALFSALSLVLFFAVSGLPPFSGFWPKVMVAKAAMDIGAWWLVAVVLLTGFLTTIAFGRVFALAYWRPAADVLPAETIPPSALLPLAALTALTVVFGLFPDALLSLVQHAAQGLADPRAYIGSVFPGRT, from the coding sequence ATGGCCGTAACGCCCACAGACCTTTCCGCAGCCCTCGTCATGACGCCGGTCGCGCCCGCCGACTGGCTCGTCGTGCTGCCGCCCGCCTGGTGCCTGCTGACCGGTGCGCTGCTGCTGATGCTGCGCAAGTCGCTGCACCTGCAGGGCTGGCTTGCCGTTCCGGCACTCGCCGTGCTCGTGCTGATCGACGCGGCGCTGCTGGCGCATGTCTCCGCCAATGGCCCGGTCACCATGGTGATGGGACGCTGGCTGCCGCCCTTCGGCATTGCCTTCACCGCGGACCTGACCGGCGTGCTCTTCGCGCTCGTCGGCGCGGTCGTCGCCCTTGCCGGCGCGGTGCATGCCCTGAGCGATATCGACGGCCGCGGCCGGCGCTACGGCTTCTATCCGTTCCTGCTTTTGCTGATGGCCGGTGTCTCCGGTGCCTTTCTGACCGGCGACATCTTCAACCTCTATGTCTGGTTCGAGGTGCTGCTGATTGCGTCCTTCGGCCTCATCACGCTCGGCTCCGAGCCACGCCAGATCGACGGCGCGATCAAATACGCCTTCCTCAACCTTGTTGCGACGACGCTGTTTCTCGTCACGACAGGTTATCTCTACGGCATCTTCGGCACGCTCAACATGGCCGACATCGCCGTGAAGGCGGCAGCGGCGCGCGCCGACCTGCCGCTGATGACGCTCGCCACGCTCTATCTGCTTGCCTTCGGCATGAAGGCGGCGGCCTTTCCGGTGAATTTCTGGCTGCCGGCCTCCTATCACACGCCGCGCGTCGTGGTCTCCGCGCTCTTTGCGGGGCTTCTCACCAAGGTCGGTATCTATGCGCTGCTGCGCACGCTGATCATGCTGTTTCCGGTCGAGCGCGAGGAGCTGAGCTTCGTCATCGCGCTCGTCGGCGCGGCCACCATGATTGTCGGTGCACTGGGCGCAATCGGCCAGAGCGATATCCGCCGGCTGCTCGGCTATGCCGTCATTTCCGGCATCGGCATCATGCTGGCCGGCCTGTCGCTTGGCAGTCCCGGTGGCGTCGGCGGGGCGATCTTCTACGCGCTGCACTCCATGGTCGTCATGACCGCGCTCTACATGGCGGCGGGGCTGGCGGGACGGCTTGCCGGCAGCTTCGATCTCAACCGGCTCGGCGGACTTTACACGCGCTCGGCGCTGTTTTCCGCCCTGTCGCTGGTGCTGTTCTTCGCCGTCTCCGGCCTGCCGCCGTTCTCCGGCTTCTGGCCCAAGGTCATGGTGGCAAAGGCCGCGATGGATATCGGCGCCTGGTGGCTGGTGGCGGTGGTTCTCCTCACCGGCTTCCTCACGACCATCGCCTTCGGTCGTGTCTTCGCGCTCGCCTACTGGCGCCCTGCGGCCGATGTGCTGCCGGCTGAAACCATTCCGCCGAGCGCGCTTCTGCCGCTCGCCGCGCTGACGGCGCTGACGGTGGTGTTCGGGCTCTTCCCGGATGCGCTCCTGTCGCTGGTCCAGCATGCGGCACAGGGGCTTGCCGATCCGCGGGCCTATATCGGCTCGGTCTTTCCGGGGAGGACCTGA